The genomic window GAGGTGATTAAGTAATGCATCTTGCTGTGCAATTTCTAAATTGTGATTAAGCTCCGCCCCAACTAAATGACTAAGTTCTCGAAACCACTCTACATCTTCCTCCGTCATTTTTGGCGATTGCTCGAACAAACACACCATAATACCAATAGGCCGATGGTCGAGTGCACGAAGCGTAATTCCCAAATACCCATCCACATTTAGGATCCTAAGGGCTTCATCATCCTGATACTTTTGCTGTATACAACTGTCTATCATGCAAACTGAATGACTGTAACGCGCGTCCTTACATGGCGTTCCTTCCAAGTCATAAACGATGTTGTCGACTATTTCACCATTTAATGTATGCACTACGGTTTTTACCCGAGTGTCGTTGTCTGAAAATTTGCCAATTAAGCATACTTTTGCAGCAAATCGTTTGTGGAGCAACTGCGCCGCATACTCGTATCGAGATTCGCTGCTTGGCAAATTGAAAAAATGGCTAAACGTTAAAATCATGATTTTGAATTTACAATTGTGGATTGAGTGGTCCTTCAAGAATTTCATAGTACGGTAGAAAGACGAGATAAGTAATAACTTAGATCAATAAAATTTAAATCGACTTTCACTTTGTTGAATTTTTAGCCACAAAATAAAGCAACATAGAATTTCTTTCTGCAATTTTTAACAGTTTTTTACTGTCTATATGTCCTTGCCAAATGCACAATAGCCTCATTAACCGAATCCAAAATGAAGAGATACGTTCATGAGAAATACTTTAGTAGCACTTTCACTGTGCAGTTTACTCGCGGCTTGTGCGCACCATGATGATGTTCGCCCAAGTGAAAATAACACGCATTATGTTGCAGTTAATTCACAGCAAAAAGAAGAAGGTGGTCGTGAGGCGATGAAACAAGCCAAGCACTATTGCGAAAGTATCAAAAAACAAATGTATGTGATCAACGAAGAAGTCGTTTATCAAGGCTCGACACCTGAGTCTGAGTATTTAAGTAACCTTAAAACGGCAGATATCGTGTCAAACGTTGGCACGGTATTGTGGATTTTTGGTGATGGTAGAGTCGATGACGCAGGCGGTATCGCGGCGATTACAGGCGAGTCAGTCAAAGCATCGATGGGAAAACCTTACATTACTAAAATGCACTTTAAGTGTGATTAAACCTGACTTTAAGTGCTAGTCAGCCACGTTGAGCTTGTTTGGAAATTGGCTGAACCACTCTTCGTCCACAGCAAAATCACGTGTCTTTAGTGGCCGTTCTAAACAACGGCCACTTGGTTTCTTCCCATTTGCTTTGCTTTGTATAGCGCCTTATCTGCACTCTCTAGAATATCGTTAGGTGTATTTGTAATCCCATCCCAAAAGGCGACGCCAATTGAAATCGTCACCCGCCTTGCATGTTTAAATTCAACCTCTTCAACACTTTTACGTAAACGTTCGGCGACAGAAGTTGCAATATCCATGTTGATTTCAGGAAGTAAAACCAAAAACTCTTCACCACCGACACGGCAAACGATGTCACCAAATCGTGCATGTTTACTTAATTCGTTCGCTAACTGTTTCAGCACTTCATCACCCACACCATGACCAAATGTGTCGTTCACGTGTTTAAAGTGGTCAATATCGACAGCTAATGTCGAAAAACACTGCTGGTGGCACTCTATTTGATGCAAATGATGCGAAAGCCCGCGACGATTAAGTAAACCCGTAAGTGGATCGGTCGTTCTGTCGTAATCGAGTTTAACGATACGCTGAGTGAGTTTACTGGTACTGTCGACAATAGCGGCTTTTAGTTGTGCAGCCTCGAAATACCACGCATTGATATTGTGTACATTGTTGTGACCTATCGAATCGGTTAGTTCTACCCCTTTTGCCATTCGCCAAAGCGGCTTAGAGATTTTTGAACCAAACACATAAATACCAAGGAAAACCAAAAATATAGCGGGCAAATTCAATTCAACCACACGCAGCAAGGACCAATTTAGATTTTCTAAGGTCACATTTAAGGGTTGCTGTGCAACTACGCCCCAATGAACTTCAGGGATCGCCGCGAAGCCCGCCAGCATTAATTCACCTTTTGTGTTTGCAACTTGTTGTGCGCCAACCCTATCACTTAATACTTGCCTGACAACGTCATTTTGCACAACAATTTCTCCCACTCGATTAGGATCTTTGTGGTAAATCAGAGTACCGAGCCCATCTACAACATATAAAAATGACCCATCTTGGTAAAAATGTTCACCCATTAATTTGTTTAGAATATTATCGCCATCAAGATAAATAGCTCCGCCAATGAATCCGCGATAAGTACCGTTAAGGTCGATGACAGGTGCAGACAAGCTAATAATGAAATTGCCTGCTGGTGATACAAAAGGCTCAGAGACCATTGGCTCACGGGCTTCAAGTACCTTAAGCGATTGTGAATCTTGAAGAAATACGCCACTGACGGGAATTGACTGTGGATAGACGGAAACTATTTCTGCGTTTTCTCGCGCATAAATAGTTGCGTTAAATGTATCGGTTTGAAGCGTTAGCCGCTCGAGTTCTGACTTTACGACTTGCTCATTATCAAAATGCATTGCTATGTTTCTAGCGCTGTAGGCGAGCTGCTGAAGCGATGCATCCAAAAACAAACTGGTAATTTTAGCCACTTTTGTCGCGTAGGCTCGATTGGCCTCTAAGGTTTTTTGAATATGTAATTGACGTTGAACCTGATACGTCGCATAAAAGGAACTGAGTAACGTAATTAATACTCCCAATCCTGCTAATAGTAAGATGAGTCTTTTTAACTCGATTGTTTTGAACGATAACTTCTGCACGGCACACGCTCTTATTTAGACAAGCTACTCTAATCATAACGAGATTGCTGAAGGTATTTTTAATCTAAGTCAACTTTGTGTACATTTGTAATGATTACGGAAACTGGTTAATGGACGACCAACGTATCCAAAAACGATAACTGTTTTTTTAGAAAGGCTTTTCGGATAAACTTACGAGTATATTCAATATACAAATTGTGACATGAAAAAAGGCCGTACGGTTCACCCTCTCGTCTCTCAACTCACGTTTGCTATTTTTGCAGCGGCAATATTGTGGTTGCTGGCGACCGACAAAGACATACTTGTCGTTGGCAATGCGCTGATTCTAGTCTACGTTGTTTACGCATTAGCAAGTTGCGTTGTCAGAGCTAAAGACCGCGATAAAAAACACCATTAATTCAACACCACGTTTCGTGCTACAAGTGAAACAGTTTTCCGAATTTCTCTATTAGACTGCCAATTGAGTAAGAAACGCTGACGTTGCTTTTTCTTGTCTTCACTACACCACACTAAAGTCGACAGCGCTGAGTCTTTCTCTCTGCATTTCTCCGGCAAGGCATAATGGGATTCCCATGCCCGTTGCATTGATTCGTCTTGAAAAGTTTGTCCTTTGATAGTTAAAGGCAAGGATTTCGATTGCATTGACGATTTTTCAATTATAAATGAAGTACCATCTCTGCAGTGATAGGAATGCAAATCGAATAGACTGGTTTTAATCGCCTCTAGTGCCTTCAAATTAGGATGCTGCTTCGACGTCATCGCCACGGAAAGTAAGAAAAGTTGGTATTGAATATCTTCACAATTCGCCTCAACAACTTCTTGCTTCGCTGTCACTAAAAACGAATAGAATACAAAACAAATCAATATAAGCTGAGCCAACGTCTTCATATTGTTTCCTTACAATATCGTTATAGTTCGCCTTCATATGGCAGTGAATACGTTTGAGTTTATTCAAACTTTTACAATTGTACCGCTTAAAACATTTTCTTCTAGGTATATCGAGTTCGCGATTTCACATAAATCGCTGCCTACCACGACGAAGAATATTAAGTAGTTGTAATTTATTAGTTTTTACTTTTATTCCTTGTAGTGATAGCAATTATCTTCAGCTAAAGCGACCGTATTATGGGTAATGTCTCACATTGACAAGGGAAAAAGCTCAACGATAAGCTGTAACAACTGCAACATCTAGAAAGGACATCCTCGAATGTTTAAAAAACTAATTAGCCTCCCTTTTGTTCTTACTTTGCTGGGTTGTACCGCTACACCACATGTTGAGATTGCATCATGCAAAGAAACTTTACTTAGTTACGTCAATCTGCGTGACAACGGCTCACGGGCAGACTATCAAGCTCTTTTTAGTCAAGATGCTACCTTTTCTATACCTGCACTTAGTCTTCATTTAGTCGGTGCTGAAACCATCGCGGAACGCCAGCAGCAAGCCATTCAAAAATTCAAAACAATGCATATGATGACAACCGTCGATGTACTACCAATTCAGAATGAAGAAGCACATGCTGAATCATACTTTATTCTCTATCAACAAGAACGGGATAAAGTAGATGCGCCAAAAACAGTGATTAACGGAAAATACACCGACAAACTTCGCGTATTTGAGGGGAAATGTCTGATCCAAGATCGCCAAGTTGATATTATTCGCAAAGAAAATTGGTAGCCAGAAATGAATCAATAAACCGATTTTATCGCACGCCAGCGGTCGAAAAAAGATTGGATTTTGTATCATCTGAACAAAAAGCGGCTTCCTAAAAACAGGTAATCGCTATTTGTTTGGTACTCTCTGACTACAGCATTCAAAGAAGCGAGAATGTAGGCTTTACCGTTCATCAAGTCTGATTGCTGTCGAAAGCCGCCTTTATATTCGTTCTTGCAACTTGTTCAATTTTATCAGGTTAGCAACAACCTCACTGATTTTGCACCGCTATTTTTTGAGGTAGAAATGCCCTTTTTAAAGCGGTATCACTTAGTTCGTCGAGTCGAGCCAAATCATGAGCTTCACAATAGCGAATCCAATCTCAACTCAATATTCACGAATTATCGAGTTAAGATTCTGTTTCCCAATAAGGCTTAACATCCACGTATTGATGCATCAATGCACTATACGTGGAATGTTAAACGCCGAGAAAAAATGCAGGTAAAATACGCACAAAGTGAGCGCGTGCATCATTCAGCCTAATTCAATTACGATGCTATTTCTCTTTATCTTCCATGTCTAATTCTGTGACCGTAAAAGAAACCGCCGTGATTTTCCAGTTTGCATCCACTTTCACCAAGCTCCAAGATTCAGTGCCGAAGGCTCTCTTTTTGCCGTTTTCATGATCGCTGTAGTCAAAATGGACACTGCCAAGATGGCCGTCCGTCTGCACTTTGATATTCCACATTTTTTCTTCTTGGTCTTTATCATTTGAAATTAAGTTTTCAGGCGGACCAAACTTCCCTAGATTAACCGCGGCTGGGTAATTAGGCCGCTCCAATCGTTTACTTGCCAACATGTCGTCGCTAAAAACCGCAATAAAAGGCACCGTATCGCTGAAAAAGAGTGCTTTAAACGCTTCTTTATCTTTTTTGATTATACTTGTCCTAAATTGCTCTACGACTTCTCTTATTTGAATTTCAGAATCTGACATGTTCGCCAACGATGTCTGACTGAAGAAAAGCACTGGACTTAAACACAACCAACATCCTATTTTCATTTTAATCCTTTGATTTCAATTGATAACTCTATTTATAACCGCCTTAGATGCGACGGTAAAACGTACTGCATCAAAGGAATGTACAACTAAACTGCTGACCCGTCTACAAGGAGAGGGTTCAAGATGCACACTCGGTCAAACAACGGAGCTTATATGCTAACAGTTACCCAAGTCGCTAAAAAGTTTGGCGTTTCTCGTACTACCATTTTGTACTACGAGAAAGTAAAGCTGCTTATCCCGGCATACCGCTCTGAAAATGGATACCGTTGGTATGGTCAGATAGAGATTAAGCGCCTAGAAGCGATAATCGCCTATCGCTCCTACGGACTTACTATTTCAAACATTAAAACGTTACTAGACCGAAATGGAGAGACTCAAACCCAAATACTGAAAGACCACTTCAATGAGCTGGAAAGAGAAATCCAAAACCTACGCGCACAGCAAAAAGCAGTTGTCGTATTGCTTCAAGAACCAACTCTATTAGAGGAAAATATTGTGAACAAAGAACGATGGGTAGAAATCATGATTGCCGCAGGATTCACCGAAACGGACATGGTCAGATGGCATCAAAAATTTGAGGAACTAGAACCTAGTGAACATCAAAAATTCCTCGAATCGCTTGGTATTTCTGGTGACGAAATCACTAAGATCCGAGCTTTATAAAGCACAAATAGCATCAATAAGAGAGCCGATAACATTAAGCGGAATAAAAAGCCCGTTCAAACGGGCTTAATTTATTCACAAGTCCTAGATATTAACTCTTTTTAATTAGGGTAATATCATAACCACCATTTGCTGCAGCAATCAGTTTACCTTCTTTGTTACCCAAGCGAGGACGTATAACTTCCTGTTGCGTTTTCGGCGGCATGACAGAGAAAAACTTTCCAGTACCGTCTTCGTTTTCTGGTTTCCAAGATACGGATAAACTGTCATTTTTGTTGCCGAAAATACAACGAAAATCACCTTTTAGTCGATAATCAATGCGCTTACCCTTTTTGTTCTCGCCATGTGGGTAGAAGGCCCACGTATAATAGCCTTTCTCTAAAACGCTCTTTGTCGAGCGGTTGATTAAAATTGCATCTTCTTCCTTTTCAACAATAATCAGATCATGCTCTTCATCGATTTTAGTGCCTTTAGGATACCTAGATATTGGCCATCTTTGAGCTTCATAATGTATCTATCACCTTTTGCTGGCCTATAAATTTCCTTCTAAATAAAAAAGTTATGCTATATTTCCTAATCAAAACAAGTTATTCAAGTTAAACTGAACACATGTAATTTACTCCAAAACGGCACAGCCCTTTTCGAGTGAAATAAGTTTAAATAAGGCGAGTACCCATAACTAAGCCAATACATTGAACAATTCGGTCGAATTAACGAAACAGGATAAATAAATCAAAATGACAACGCTTAGCTTTTTGTTTGTACGATGTGAGACATGGGATTAAAAAGCAGGAATAAAAGAGGTCCATGCCCAAGTATGGGCATGGTTTTGCCTATTGCTATAAATAACGTGTTTCGAGGTGGGCTTTAAAATATGCAGCATTTAGCGCTTCGCCCGTAGCCTGCTTCACCAATTCGTTTGTTGTTAAAACACTACCTTTGGACCAAATTTTGGTATTCAACCATTGTTGAATTGGTTTTAAATCAGCGTGTTCAAAGCAACCAGCCACATCTACTTCTTGGCTCATTGCAGCTCTAAACTGAGCCGCATACATCGCGCCGAGCGTATAACTTGGGAAATACCCAAAACTACCATCTGTCCAATGAATGTCCTGCATACAGCCATTTCTATAGTTACCTTTTGTGGATAACCCTAAGTAGTGCTGCATTTTTTGGTCCCAAAGTTCAGGAATGTCAGAGGCGTTAATCTCACCATTTATAAGCGCCTTCTCAATTTGATAACGTAGTATAACGTGTGCAGGATACGTCACTTCATCGGCATCAACGCGAATGTAACCTTTCTCTACGCGTTGAATTTCGCGCTGAAACTGCATCAATCCCAATTCATTTGGGATAGCAGAAGCAAAATGTTGATTCGCGTATTTAAAAAGATGAGGAATAAATCGCTCATCTCGTGCTATTTGCATTTCAAAAAACAGAGATTGGGATTCATGTATCCCCATTGAGCGCGCCTTACCAACCGGATACTTTTTCAAACTGGCCGGTAAGCTTTGCTCATAACGTGCATGACCTGTTTCGTGGATGACACCCATCATTGCTTGAATAAAACTGGTCTCATCATAACGTGTCGTGATCCGTGTATCGTCGCTTACACCACCGCAAAATGGGTGCATGCTCACGTCTAAACGACCTCGTTCAAAATCAAAACCGAACAAATGCATCAAGGATTCACTCAGTTGCTTTTGCGCTTCTATCGGATAATGTGCTGTGCGGCCGACGTTGCTTTGATCTGGTATCGTCTTTTGCTTTTCTATCACGTCAGCGATTAATGAGGGTAACCATTTCTCAACGTCGTTGAATACACCGTCGACCAAGTTTGATGTCATCCCTGGTTCGTATAAATCCATCAGGGCATCATAGGCTGTGGCGTGCCCATCTTTTCGAATTTCAGCCTCTTCTTTTGACAAAGCAACAACCGCTTCAAAATTCTTTAAAAAGCCAGCCCAATCATTTTCTTTTCGTTGCACTCGCCACGCAAGCTCACATTTAGCGCCCGCTTTTGACTTGGCTTCGATCAGACTTTCAGGCAGCTTATTCGCGTGCATGTAGCTGTTGAATGCTTCACGTAAAAATGCATCGTCCTCGTCGGACAAAGGCTTGTCTCTCGCTTCATCAATCCAATCTAAAATGCGAGGCTCACTCGACAGTTTGTGGATATGCAGAGCAAGAGCTGACATTGCGTCGCTTCTCGCCTCAGCGCCGCCCACTGGCATCATCGTAGCTTGATCCCACCCTGACATCGCTTGCAAATGTTCAAAACTATCTAATGTGTCGTAATGGGCTTTTAATTTATCTATTGGACTCACAACGTTGTTTCCCGATATTGTCTGTTCTAGTTATAGGAATATGACGGCCAAATTTAAATAGCAAGTCTTTGAACCAACTATTACTCGTTGGTTTCTGTAAGCTCTGTTATGGCTCTTGATAACCTATCCTGAACATCCGCCCACTCGTCATTCGTTGGCGGTAGCTCCAACCATATTTCTGATACATCTGCTTGGTCGAGCGTAAACAGGCCATGATATAAACCTTTAGCATAATCAGCTTTGTTATCCGCCAGTTTAAGCGAGACAACTTTGGTGTGACTTATTGCCTCATTCAACGATTCGTTAAAGTACAAAACAGCCTTATTTTCACCTGCATGTAAAAGACGTGACTGCAAATCAGCGGTAGAAAAAGCATACAAAGGTTTATTCGGCTGATAGTGCGCTTTTACATTTCCAGACACCGCGACATTGTGCTTTTTGGGCATGTCTACAGGCACACCCAAAACAGCTTCAATCTGAGTTTTGCTTATTGGACCTGCGCGCAAAATTCGAGGTGTCGTAGAAGTTAAATCCACAATAGTCGATTCAAGTCCCACCTCACACGGGCCACCATCAAGGACTGCAGCAATCTTGCCGGATAGTCCGAATAAAACTTGCTCCGCCGTTGTTGGACTTATTTTCTTATACGGATTCGCAGAGGGTGCAGCAAGGCCTGTGTCCAATTCATTTAACAGCGCCAGCATTAAAGGATGTGCGGGACAACGAAGGCCCACACTTGGATGACCACCTGTCACCACGTCACTGACCATCTCTTGTTTTTCAAGGATCAAAGTCAGTGGGCCTGGCCAAAAAGCTTCAGCAAGTAGCAGTGCAGTATCTGGTACCGTTTTAGCCCAATCTTGAAGTTTGGACGCGTTCGGAATATGCACGATAAGCGGATGATCGGCAGGCCGGCCTTTTGCAGCAAAGATTTTTGCAACGGCATGTGGTTGACGGGCATCCGCAGCAAGCCCATAAACCGTCTCAGTTGGCACGGCCACGAGCTCACCTTGCGCAAGCAACTTTGCTGCGATTGAAACGGATTTTCCATCAACTAATTTGTCTGTGTGCACAACAGTAACCTTTGCTTAAAACCTTCGAGAAAACCGCGCTCAGATACGATTCACCAATGAGCGCGAAATAGCCGCGTATTATAGCGAAAAACTTCAAATTGGAGCAATAAAGTAGAACACTTTATCGACGGCTTGTTAGAGGTCATTTGTTAAACAGCGTTCAACTCTCTGTGTCACCGTTAGATATTTAAGGCTGCACTACCGAGAGATCTTGATTGTCTTCTTCAAGCGCTTTTAACACGATGCTGATTAAGGCTGGATCAGAATCTAAATTGAAGGCTAAACAAGCTCTGTTGGTATCAACTTCTTTTATTTCAATTCCTCGCTCGACTAAATCATAGGGCATGCCGATATGTTTAAGAGCTTCAAACATCGTGTATTCAGTCGTTATGGTGAGATCGACTCGACCTGCCAACAATTTTCTTGGAATCGCGGAGGCATCCGCTGCAACATCTAAGTTTTTACCCGTTTCAAAACCTTGGTTCACTAAAAAGTCATGTCCGACAGAGCCTCTAACTGTTGAAGTGATGTACTGTTTTGCATCTTCTAACATTCTGATTTTAATGTCTTTACGAGACTTTAATGTGAAAACATACTCTTTGACCGGTTGTAGTAAAGGACACCCCCAATGAAACCAAGACTCTCGCTCAGGCGTACGAAAGATTGAGAAAATAAGGGTATTCGGCTTTTGTCGCGCTATTTTCAACGCCCGTACCCATGGATACACCTCTATTTCATAGTCTACTCCCGCCTTAGTAAGAACCCGTTTTATTTTCTCCGTTGCGTCGCCAGTCAATGTGCCGTTTTCATCTAAATAATTGTAAGGGCGCCACTCTTCAGTGACGACTTTTAAACGGGGCAATGCATCCAAAGACGGACTAAGTAGGATAACGCCGAGAAAAACAAAGAGAAGACGCATCAACGGTTTCCTTATCTTATTAATTTTCGATTACCTTTTTAGCTTTTACCCCAATTACTTTCATTTGCAATTCGCGGATCTGATCAATATCGACTTTATTAGGTAATAAAGGATTCGGTAAAAAAATAAGATTCCGTTGTTTTACATTGGCTTGTTCAAACGCCTTAGCGTGATGGTCAAATTTAAAAAACAAAGATTCGAGACTACCATCCTCAATTGCCGCTTTAAGCCCTTTCTCCAGCCTCGCTTGCAATTCAAAATTATCGTTTGCAACATAAAAATACATAACGGCTGGATAGATCAAGGCTAAATGCTCATCCACAACAAGGTTGTCGAGTTCGCTTCGTTCGAGTTCACTGTATATTTCCGTTATTCCTCGCGGAAAGTAAGAGTTCGTTGAGGAGCTAAGTAGATGGTAAAAGTCGCGCTCTGGATGAGAAGAATCTGTCACAATGCCATTTTGCTTTAGTATTTCAGTATCGGGCCAATCTACACCACTTAGGGCTGAAAACTCGTTTAACCCGACAATATCGTTTACCTGACTAAATCGTGCAGCAGATTGTTTGTTAATCGCCATCAAACGAATACCATAACTTCCAAACGCTAAGGGGATTGGAACCGGTCTTGCAAAGGTTTCTCGGATAGATGATGCCATCGTCCAAAACACATCTATTCGTCCAAGTGATAGCTCCACAAAATGGCGTTTTTGAGTAATAGGAATGTCAATAGGCTGAAGGATATAGTCACCAAATTCTCGTTGACTTTTTTGTAGTGCTAGGTCTAAAACTGCAATGAAATAGCGGTTGTTTGGATTTTTTCGCAGGCCTGATGCATCGACAAACCGAACAATGTCAGTACCTGCATAAACAAACTGACTTAACAAAACAAGGCAAGTACCACAAAACCACTTCAGTGCCATAGTAATTTATTATTAAAAACATACCTTGCCTAACTATAGATGATGTTTACCAATATTGCTCAACGGTAACATGCCCGGGTGAGGCTCTACGATTTCGTTGTAAACCTCGGCTATTTAAAAGCGCGGTTGTATCCTTAACCATTTGTGGATTGCCACATATCATCACTTGGCTGATACTTGGATTGAGCGCAAGACCAGTAAAACTTTCAAGCTCACCTTCATCTAATAATTTGGTTATGCGTCCACTCAAGCCCATGGTTGAGTTTTCCCTTGAAACAACAGGGACATACTGAAAGCCTGATTGTACCGCTTTAATATCCGCGATTAAGCTTTGGTAAGTCAAATCGATATTATGTCGTACCCCATGAACTAACACCACGTGGCTAAATTTATCCCAGACGGTTCCATCAGCTAATATAGACAAGAAAGGTCCTATCGCAGTCCCCGTGCTCAGCATCCATAACTGTTCGCTTTTAGGTACTTCATCAAGGGTAAAATAGCCTGAAGGTTGACTATCAACCCAAATGTCATCGCCAACTTTAAGCGTTGCGAGTGGAGGTGTTAGCGCGCCATCTTCCACTTCAATAAGATAAAATTCATGATAGGCAGCATGAGGTGGGTTTACAAAAGAATACGCACGCGCAATCCGTTTCCCGTCAACTTCCAATGCAAGCTTGGTGAATTGACCAGCCGTAAATGGCTGAATTTTAGCATCTACTTTGATGGAGAACAGTTTATCGGTCCACCAAATCACATCTACAACTTTTCCCTTGTCCCAGTTAGCCATGCGCGCTCCCTTTTCTTTTAATTCCTTTTAAACTAGGAACAAAGAAACATTTTGTCAATTTGAGGGACTACACCAACGTTTTCCCAATTGAACTGGCAATAGATACTGCATTTTATTCAAAACAGAGGGTTTGATGGATAAATGAAGCCGCTCTATCAGCTCAGAAATTTCATCTTGATAATCCGCCTCCATGACAGCCGTAATATCGAGAAACGCTTTTTCAAATTGTGCTTGAGTAATTTTCTGGCGTTGAAATTGAGCAGACACATGCATGAGATCTATCCAGTTACGCCCAAACAACTCGACATTTTCTATGATGTCACCGTGTAATGCGTTGTAAAACCGGTCATAGGTTATCCAATCTGAAGACAATAAAGCCGCGAATAAAATGTTATGCTTTACCTTGATAGCACCCGTCATGTCTTCCTCACTTTGATAAAAAGACAAAGAACGCTGGTAGGCTTTAATTGCTTCGGCGTAGCGAGATTCAAAAAAGAGGATGTTACCTTCAAGCATTCGCTTTACCCCCTTACCACGGCTGCCAATCTTAGATTCATCGATTGAATCGAGCAGCGACAGGGCTTCACTAAACTTCTTCTGTTTTATGTAAACGATCACCGTGTTCACATCCAGCTTGGTCGCGGTTTCAGGCGATGGGTCTAGCCGTTTTGCACATTCATAGTGCCAAAGTGTTTGGTCGAGTTGCTCGTTGTAAATATAAATACCGCCTAATGCGAGCAGAACATTCGCTTTTATTTCCCCATTTAGCTCATCAAATTTAGCGTCTGTCATTGCCTGTGTAATTTTAGGAATGTCTTCCAATCGGCTGGCTCGATAGGCTGCAATCAACGCCAATCGATGTATCGCTATCGCGCCTTCGCTCTCATTTGCATCAATACGTTTTACCAGACGTTCGTACTCCATCATCGCTTCACTCGGGCTGGTGTAAACGAGCTCTTTAAAATGAGCCATATCACTGTGTGATACATGTGCCGAGAGATTAATAGCTAGCGTCAATAAAAGCGGAAGGGACATAAATAACCACGAACTAATCAGGGTTATTTCATCTTAGCGTGGATTGAAGACAAAAAAAAGCCACACGATGTGCGGCTTTTTGGGGTGTGATTCGCGTTGTTTTAGGCGTGTCTCCAAAACTCTGCGATTACGTTACCAAGGAACAGTGTCGTTTTGCAGTGCAAAACCAAGACCGTTAGATTGACTCTAATGCAATCTTAACCATCTCATTAAATGTACTTTGACGTTCTTCTGCAGGTGTTGCTTCACCTGTAATTACGTGGTCGCTTACCGTAAACAAAGCCATTGCTTTGGCACCATATTCAGCTGCAACACCGTAAAGGCCTGCCGTTTCCATATCTACGGCCATAACGCCTAGTTTATCTAGTTGTTGGTAGAACGAGCCATCAGCTTGATAGAAAGTGTCCGTTGTAAACACGTTACCTACTTTTGCCTCAATGCCTAAACGACGCGCTGCGTTCACGCCATTCTCAAGCAAACCGAAATCAGCAATCGCTGCAAAATCGTAACCACGAACACGTGCACGGTTTACGTTCGAATCGGTGCTTGCACCTTGTGCGAAGATTACGTCACGAATTTTAACGTCTTGGCTAATACCACCA from Pseudoalteromonas xiamenensis includes these protein-coding regions:
- a CDS encoding GGDEF domain-containing protein produces the protein MQKLSFKTIELKRLILLLAGLGVLITLLSSFYATYQVQRQLHIQKTLEANRAYATKVAKITSLFLDASLQQLAYSARNIAMHFDNEQVVKSELERLTLQTDTFNATIYARENAEIVSVYPQSIPVSGVFLQDSQSLKVLEAREPMVSEPFVSPAGNFIISLSAPVIDLNGTYRGFIGGAIYLDGDNILNKLMGEHFYQDGSFLYVVDGLGTLIYHKDPNRVGEIVVQNDVVRQVLSDRVGAQQVANTKGELMLAGFAAIPEVHWGVVAQQPLNVTLENLNWSLLRVVELNLPAIFLVFLGIYVFGSKISKPLWRMAKGVELTDSIGHNNVHNINAWYFEAAQLKAAIVDSTSKLTQRIVKLDYDRTTDPLTGLLNRRGLSHHLHQIECHQQCFSTLAVDIDHFKHVNDTFGHGVGDEVLKQLANELSKHARFGDIVCRVGGEEFLVLLPEINMDIATSVAERLRKSVEEVEFKHARRVTISIGVAFWDGITNTPNDILESADKALYKAKQMGRNQVAVV
- a CDS encoding nuclear transport factor 2 family protein; protein product: MFKKLISLPFVLTLLGCTATPHVEIASCKETLLSYVNLRDNGSRADYQALFSQDATFSIPALSLHLVGAETIAERQQQAIQKFKTMHMMTTVDVLPIQNEEAHAESYFILYQQERDKVDAPKTVINGKYTDKLRVFEGKCLIQDRQVDIIRKENW
- a CDS encoding MerR family transcriptional regulator, whose translation is MLTVTQVAKKFGVSRTTILYYEKVKLLIPAYRSENGYRWYGQIEIKRLEAIIAYRSYGLTISNIKTLLDRNGETQTQILKDHFNELEREIQNLRAQQKAVVVLLQEPTLLEENIVNKERWVEIMIAAGFTETDMVRWHQKFEELEPSEHQKFLESLGISGDEITKIRAL
- a CDS encoding carboxypeptidase M32 is translated as MSPIDKLKAHYDTLDSFEHLQAMSGWDQATMMPVGGAEARSDAMSALALHIHKLSSEPRILDWIDEARDKPLSDEDDAFLREAFNSYMHANKLPESLIEAKSKAGAKCELAWRVQRKENDWAGFLKNFEAVVALSKEEAEIRKDGHATAYDALMDLYEPGMTSNLVDGVFNDVEKWLPSLIADVIEKQKTIPDQSNVGRTAHYPIEAQKQLSESLMHLFGFDFERGRLDVSMHPFCGGVSDDTRITTRYDETSFIQAMMGVIHETGHARYEQSLPASLKKYPVGKARSMGIHESQSLFFEMQIARDERFIPHLFKYANQHFASAIPNELGLMQFQREIQRVEKGYIRVDADEVTYPAHVILRYQIEKALINGEINASDIPELWDQKMQHYLGLSTKGNYRNGCMQDIHWTDGSFGYFPSYTLGAMYAAQFRAAMSQEVDVAGCFEHADLKPIQQWLNTKIWSKGSVLTTNELVKQATGEALNAAYFKAHLETRYL
- a CDS encoding L-threonylcarbamoyladenylate synthase, whose amino-acid sequence is MHTDKLVDGKSVSIAAKLLAQGELVAVPTETVYGLAADARQPHAVAKIFAAKGRPADHPLIVHIPNASKLQDWAKTVPDTALLLAEAFWPGPLTLILEKQEMVSDVVTGGHPSVGLRCPAHPLMLALLNELDTGLAAPSANPYKKISPTTAEQVLFGLSGKIAAVLDGGPCEVGLESTIVDLTSTTPRILRAGPISKTQIEAVLGVPVDMPKKHNVAVSGNVKAHYQPNKPLYAFSTADLQSRLLHAGENKAVLYFNESLNEAISHTKVVSLKLADNKADYAKGLYHGLFTLDQADVSEIWLELPPTNDEWADVQDRLSRAITELTETNE
- a CDS encoding substrate-binding periplasmic protein, yielding MRLLFVFLGVILLSPSLDALPRLKVVTEEWRPYNYLDENGTLTGDATEKIKRVLTKAGVDYEIEVYPWVRALKIARQKPNTLIFSIFRTPERESWFHWGCPLLQPVKEYVFTLKSRKDIKIRMLEDAKQYITSTVRGSVGHDFLVNQGFETGKNLDVAADASAIPRKLLAGRVDLTITTEYTMFEALKHIGMPYDLVERGIEIKEVDTNRACLAFNLDSDPALISIVLKALEEDNQDLSVVQP